TGAATCTTGTGTTATTGTGAATGGCTGTGTTTCCCTTAACTTCCTAGAAAGTACTTGTTAGCAGCAAACATATGATGGCCTTCctcttacaaaaacaaatattgctTTAGTTTTTTAAACTCAACCGGTGAGGTCAGAGGAGCACTTTTTATAGGCAACAAAAGACGTAGAAGTCACCTTTAATAGATTTATTTTAGCCTGACTGAATTGTTATGTGTCTTTGGCAAATAAAAAAGTCCCTGTGAGTATGCACTTGGACCATTAGCAGAGTAGTGTGTTCTGggtctaaaaataaatgttatttatgtacTTTTAAACCTAAGTCAAGAGCctcttcttttatatttcaggCCAGAATTGTTTAGCTTCTTGGGGATACAGAGTTAAAATGTGGAATTTACTTCAGTAGGTACAACATGCTTTGATTTACATCTTTAATTCAAGGCAGTGCCGACGAGGGTTCAAGGTAGAGCTGCACTCATCAGTCGATTACTTGATCGATAAAACAATTGGAAATCACTTTGATTGATAATTTTTCCTGCAAAAAAGCCAGTTTTCTTAAATTTAAGCATTCAAGGCTTTCCTTTATAATATACAGAATAGTAAATTTGATTTCTTTGGCTTTTGGTCATATAAAACAAGACAAGTGCATACATCTCCTTGAGGTGTGGGCAATTATAACAGTTTTTCATTATTATCTGACATTGTATTGATCAAATGAATCCCAAAAATAATCATGAGTTAATCATGAGTTGCAGCCCTAGTTTGAGGATTACTGTATTCCCTCGAAGTCAGATTCTCATTATAGTAACTAATTAGTAGCACAGCATTACAGCAGACCCACCTGTATATTCTGTCTCATTTGCATAGAACCTGTGTTGCGTCGTTCATAAAGCGCACTACAACTTCTTCCATTCTTTTTGTCCCACGATTTtcaacacttgtttttgttaccaaTGTCACCAGTGACCTAGTTAATATGTCCTATGTAATATTTATTCTAACTACAAAAGTGCACCAAACCAAACTGAACACAGGAAGTACACAAAATCACCTAGAGTCACGGTCATCATGTCATTATCTACAGTGGGGTAAAAATATTGTTGCATTCATtcaacactaaaaaaaaaaaaaaaaaaaatccttttaagGCTTAACCCTGCGGACACATTGAATTGCCATGCAAGTAAACACATTCCATTGCAAGCAGGCAATGAGACACAGAGATAGAAAGCTGACATTGAAGAGTGTATATAAGGTCTTCTGcttattttcagttttgctgTCAGTTTTATTCTGGATCAcacacactatgtaactttttcAGGCTTTTCAGGCAAAGTgagaacaaaaggaaaaagaatgCCTTTTGCCTCCAGAGGTGCCCTCAGCGGCTCCTCAACAAAGTAGgcgttctcctcctccactacaAACTGAAGAGTCTGGCTTTTGTTCACACAGTAGATGCAGTTCCCgatgacagcacacctgaagGGTAAATGACTTCCAAGCCTCTGCGATGCGCAATCATGCCACATTTTCACTATGGTGTTGTACTTGAACACGGTGATCCCATGCTCGCGGTTGACGTCAAAGCGGTAAATGAAGCTTTTGAAAGCCACCATGTCGGTGGACTTcttcctgctgttgttgtagGGACACTCCTGCCACTCGTCCCTCTTGGGGTCGTACTTAAGAAGGCGGTAGAAGAGCGAGCCTCCTGAAACGTAAAGTTCTCCGCTGCAGGTTGTGGCTTCATGGGCCACTGCGAAGGCTCCCTTGGGCAAGGGGGCCACCGTGGTCCAACGGTCCATGCGAGGGTCATATTTTtctactgtaaacaaacattctCCTCCAATGGCGTACAAGTATCCATCCATAGACACAAGCTTTAGCTGGGCACGAGCTTGGATCAGAGGTCTGACCTCAGCCCATTGGTTGGTTATGGGATTGTAACAGAAGACCTTGTCTGAAACCTTGCCTTTGTCCCCGTAGCCCTTTATTCCCCCAGCCACAAACAGGTAGTTATACATGGTGCACATCCCGCACCCTTTAGTGTTTATGTCTTCAGGCATCGCAGTCAAAGGTCTCCAGTCATTTGCTGCTTCATTAAAGTTGTAAATCATATGATTCTCCTCCAAGGACCCAACCGACAATGGGCTCTGTGGTCGGCTGCCACAGCGGCTCGGAGGTCGACTCCCAACGCGATCGAACACATCGTTTATTTCTGCTACCATCAGAGTCTTCCTCCCATCCATTCTCTTCTTCAGGATTAGATCCCGCTCAGATCCGGTCAAACGCCCGTACACAGCGGGGTCTTTGAGGATCTGGAGGAAGTTGTCGCTCATAAATCCGTAGGCAGTCTCCTTCAGTTCACTCAGTCGCTGCTTTTTGGCGATGGTCAGAATCTCGTAGCAGTTCTCTGCGGTGATTTGTGCAGACATGGAGTCCATGGCTGCCTGGACGGCACAGGGGATCTGGAGGATTTTAGCCCCAGTGATGACATCTACAACATTGTTCTTGGAAACATTCATTTTAGAAGTGTAAACATAGTCTATCAATGTAGACAAAGTCTTGTAACTCACGCCCTTCACTTTAAGGATGTCTCGTGACAGACGTGCTTTGAAGTAGTCACTCTTCTCTGCCAGGACAGACTTGTGAGCGTTGATCGTCTGCCCACCGACTTCGATGACTAAATCGGGCTCTTTTTTAGACTGTGCATTTTCAGCTTCCTGGCTGCTGTCCCTGGGCTCGAGGTTCGATTTAAGGACCGACCAATCAGTTTCCTGTTTGGCTTGGCTAGGCAAGCATACGGAGGAATCTGCATTGTAAGACATTTTAGCTCTGGCGCCATTGTGGATTTCACCGCTTGCACAATTTTGTTGCGTGCCAGCAATGTGATTGGACACAGTAGAGCCAGCGTGAAGAGGAAGATCCTGAGATCCCTTAACACTGGAGAGTTGAAACTTATCAGCTCTTGGGATGTACGAGCCGTTACCTTTCTGCTGATC
This DNA window, taken from Larimichthys crocea isolate SSNF chromosome XXIV, L_crocea_2.0, whole genome shotgun sequence, encodes the following:
- the kbtbd11 gene encoding kelch repeat and BTB domain-containing protein 11; its protein translation is MDEGYRQGGGAITVEADVILHAVNPDLVTPSDKDGKICPGYVQGFLQDEQDFSPPPVFEKEYLLDGRLMENNHVDQQKGNGSYIPRADKFQLSSVKGSQDLPLHAGSTVSNHIAGTQQNCASGEIHNGARAKMSYNADSSVCLPSQAKQETDWSVLKSNLEPRDSSQEAENAQSKKEPDLVIEVGGQTINAHKSVLAEKSDYFKARLSRDILKVKGVSYKTLSTLIDYVYTSKMNVSKNNVVDVITGAKILQIPCAVQAAMDSMSAQITAENCYEILTIAKKQRLSELKETAYGFMSDNFLQILKDPAVYGRLTGSERDLILKKRMDGRKTLMVAEINDVFDRVGSRPPSRCGSRPQSPLSVGSLEENHMIYNFNEAANDWRPLTAMPEDINTKGCGMCTMYNYLFVAGGIKGYGDKGKVSDKVFCYNPITNQWAEVRPLIQARAQLKLVSMDGYLYAIGGECLFTVEKYDPRMDRWTTVAPLPKGAFAVAHEATTCSGELYVSGGSLFYRLLKYDPKRDEWQECPYNNSRKKSTDMVAFKSFIYRFDVNREHGITVFKYNTIVKMWHDCASQRLGSHLPFRCAVIGNCIYCVNKSQTLQFVVEEENAYFVEEPLRAPLEAKGILFPFVLTLPEKPEKVT